The following are from one region of the Streptomyces fradiae genome:
- a CDS encoding bifunctional riboflavin kinase/FAD synthetase — MQRWRGLEDIPQDWGRSVVTIGSYDGVHRGHQLIIGRAVERARELGVPSVVVTFDPHPSEVVRPGSHPPLLAPHHRRAELMAELGVDAVLVLPFTAEFSQLSPADFIVKVLVDKLHACRVIEGPNFRFGHRAAGNVEFLAELGATYDYEVEVIDLRVSGAAGGGEPFSSTLTRRLVAEGDMAGAAEILGRPHRVEGIVVRGAQRGRELGFPTANVETLPHTAIPADGVYAGWLTAAGERMPAAISVGTNPQFDGTERTVEAYAIDREGLDLYGLHVTVDFLAYVRGMLKFDTLDDLLVAMADDVKKCRELTAAYDGQ; from the coding sequence GTGCAGCGCTGGCGTGGCTTGGAGGACATCCCCCAGGACTGGGGGCGCAGCGTCGTCACCATCGGCTCCTACGACGGAGTGCACCGCGGACACCAGCTGATCATCGGGCGGGCCGTGGAGCGCGCCCGCGAGCTGGGCGTCCCCTCGGTCGTGGTCACCTTCGACCCGCACCCCTCCGAGGTCGTCCGCCCCGGCAGCCACCCGCCGCTGCTCGCCCCGCACCACCGGCGCGCCGAGCTGATGGCCGAGCTCGGCGTGGACGCGGTCCTCGTCCTGCCGTTCACGGCGGAGTTCTCGCAGCTGTCCCCGGCCGACTTCATCGTGAAGGTCCTGGTCGACAAGTTGCACGCGTGCCGCGTCATCGAGGGCCCGAACTTCCGTTTCGGCCACCGCGCCGCCGGGAACGTGGAGTTCCTCGCCGAGCTCGGCGCCACCTACGACTACGAGGTCGAGGTCATCGACCTGCGGGTGAGCGGCGCGGCCGGCGGCGGCGAGCCGTTCTCCTCCACGCTCACCCGGCGGCTCGTCGCCGAGGGCGACATGGCCGGCGCCGCCGAGATCCTGGGCCGGCCGCACCGCGTCGAGGGCATCGTCGTGCGCGGCGCCCAGCGGGGCCGCGAGCTGGGCTTCCCGACCGCCAACGTCGAGACCCTGCCGCACACCGCGATCCCCGCCGACGGCGTCTACGCGGGCTGGCTGACCGCCGCCGGCGAGCGGATGCCCGCCGCGATCTCGGTGGGCACCAACCCGCAGTTCGACGGCACCGAGCGGACCGTGGAGGCGTACGCGATCGACCGCGAGGGCCTCGACCTGTACGGGCTGCACGTGACGGTCGACTTCCTCGCCTACGTACGCGGGATGCTCAAGTTCGACACCCTCGACGACCTGCTCGTGGCCATGGCCGACGACGTGAAGAAGTGCCGGGAGCTCACCGCCGCGTACGACGGACAGTGA
- a CDS encoding cytochrome P450: MTSEPTAMAPEQPTAAPRPVRTWAVEDLPALDFDPLLLELLHEEPVSRIRLPFSAENEAWLVTRYDDVRLVTSDPRFSRTALLDHQVTKMTGHMVASKAALNYADPPYHTQLRKAVTKAFTGQSTKRLRPLAQATADRLLDAMEAAGRPADLMKHLHGPLPMSVVCDLLGIPEEDRAELASWPDLILSSGPGPEGSKAAKAQIHAYITRLLDRRAAEPSDDLAGVLAESLAEGHVDADEAVSLAMAILISGAHAVRNNSANMVYLLLTRPDLVKRLRAEPELLPQAVDELLRWIPHRNGVGLPRIALADVEVGGQLVRAGEAVYASYLAANRDPAVFADPHTVDFDRTGTGHVSFGHGPHHCMGAMLTRMESEVIVSTLLTRYPELRLAGRPEDVPFQSKGLIRGPRELYVTW, from the coding sequence ATGACCTCCGAACCCACGGCCATGGCCCCCGAACAACCCACGGCCGCACCGCGGCCGGTCCGCACCTGGGCGGTGGAGGACCTCCCCGCCCTCGACTTCGATCCGCTGCTGCTGGAACTGCTCCACGAGGAGCCCGTGTCCCGGATCCGGCTGCCGTTCTCCGCGGAGAACGAGGCGTGGCTGGTCACCCGGTACGACGACGTCCGTCTGGTGACGTCGGACCCGCGGTTCAGCCGGACGGCCCTCCTGGACCACCAGGTCACCAAGATGACCGGCCACATGGTGGCGTCGAAGGCCGCCCTGAACTACGCCGATCCGCCGTATCACACGCAGTTGCGCAAGGCGGTGACGAAAGCTTTCACCGGCCAGTCGACCAAACGGCTGCGGCCCCTCGCGCAGGCGACCGCCGACCGGCTCCTGGACGCCATGGAGGCGGCCGGCCGCCCCGCCGACCTGATGAAGCACCTGCACGGGCCGCTGCCGATGTCGGTGGTGTGCGATCTGCTCGGCATCCCCGAGGAGGACCGCGCCGAGCTGGCCTCCTGGCCGGACCTGATCCTTTCCTCGGGCCCCGGCCCGGAGGGCAGCAAGGCGGCCAAGGCGCAGATCCACGCGTACATCACCCGGCTGCTCGACCGGCGCGCGGCCGAGCCGTCCGACGACCTGGCCGGGGTGCTCGCGGAGTCCCTCGCCGAGGGCCATGTCGACGCCGACGAGGCCGTGTCGCTCGCGATGGCGATCCTCATCAGCGGCGCGCACGCGGTCCGCAACAACAGCGCCAACATGGTCTATCTGCTGCTGACCCGGCCGGACCTGGTGAAGCGGCTGCGGGCCGAGCCGGAGCTGCTCCCGCAGGCGGTGGACGAACTCCTGCGCTGGATCCCGCACCGCAACGGCGTGGGCCTGCCCCGGATCGCCCTGGCGGACGTCGAGGTCGGCGGGCAGCTGGTCCGGGCCGGTGAGGCGGTCTACGCCTCGTATCTGGCCGCGAACCGGGACCCGGCGGTGTTCGCGGACCCGCACACCGTGGACTTCGACCGGACCGGCACCGGTCACGTGTCCTTCGGGCACGGGCCGCACCACTGCATGGGCGCGATGCTGACCCGGATGGAGTCCGAGGTGATCGTGTCGACGCTGCTCACCCGCTATCCGGAGCTGCGGCTCGCGGGCCGGCCCGAGGACGTGCCGTTCCAGTCCAAGGGCCTGATCCGCGGCCCGCGGGAGCTGTACGTCACCTGGTGA
- the rbfA gene encoding 30S ribosome-binding factor RbfA, protein MADNARAKKLADLIREVVAEKLQRGIKDPRLGTHVTITDTRVTGDLREATVFYTVYGDEEERVSAAAGLESAKGILRSAVGKAAGTKFTPTLTFVADALPETAKNIEDLLDQARASDAKVRQASSGATFAGDADPYKKQGEDEAAE, encoded by the coding sequence GTGGCCGACAACGCGCGGGCGAAGAAGCTGGCGGACCTCATCCGGGAGGTGGTCGCCGAGAAGCTGCAGCGCGGCATCAAGGACCCGCGCCTGGGTACGCACGTGACCATCACGGACACCCGCGTCACCGGTGACCTGCGGGAGGCCACGGTCTTCTACACGGTCTACGGCGACGAGGAGGAGCGCGTGAGCGCCGCCGCCGGCCTGGAGAGCGCCAAGGGCATCCTGCGCTCGGCCGTGGGCAAGGCCGCGGGCACCAAGTTCACCCCGACGCTCACCTTCGTGGCGGACGCCCTCCCGGAGACCGCCAAGAACATCGAGGACCTCCTCGACCAGGCGCGCGCCTCCGACGCCAAGGTGCGGCAGGCGTCCTCCGGCGCCACCTTCGCCGGTGACGCCGACCCCTACAAGAAGCAGGGCGAGGACGAAGCCGCCGAATGA
- the rimP gene encoding ribosome maturation factor RimP, producing the protein MSTTQNERLRGLLEPLVHAKDLDLEEIELSRAGRRGLLRVIVDSDEGVELDACAELSRVISEKLDETDVMGQGEYVLEVSSPGADRPLTQHRHYERAIGRLVKLQLSPEAGGGELVTRILAVDEDGLDTEVPGVKGRKATARRVGFAEIVKARVEIEFNRKDKKEEEA; encoded by the coding sequence ATGAGCACCACCCAGAACGAACGGCTGCGCGGTCTTCTGGAGCCGCTCGTTCACGCGAAGGACCTCGACCTCGAGGAGATCGAGCTGTCCCGGGCCGGGCGCCGCGGACTGCTGAGGGTGATCGTCGATTCAGACGAGGGCGTCGAGCTGGACGCCTGCGCGGAGCTGAGCCGCGTCATCTCCGAGAAGCTCGACGAGACCGACGTGATGGGCCAGGGCGAGTACGTCCTCGAGGTCAGCTCCCCGGGCGCGGACCGCCCCCTCACCCAGCACCGTCACTACGAGCGTGCCATCGGCCGTCTGGTCAAGCTGCAGCTGAGCCCCGAGGCGGGCGGCGGCGAGCTGGTCACCCGGATCCTCGCCGTGGACGAGGACGGTCTGGACACCGAGGTGCCGGGCGTGAAGGGCCGCAAGGCCACCGCCCGCCGGGTCGGGTTCGCCGAGATCGTCAAGGCGCGTGTCGAGATCGAGTTCAACCGCAAGGACAAGAAGGAAGAGGAGGCGTAG
- a CDS encoding DUF503 domain-containing protein, whose product MYVGTLSFDLLLGDVHSLKEKRSVVRPIVAELQRKFSVSAAETGDQDLHRRALIGVALVSGDAGFVSDVLDRCERLVAARPEVELLSVRRRLHTDED is encoded by the coding sequence ATGTACGTGGGGACTCTGTCCTTCGATCTGCTCCTCGGCGACGTTCATTCGTTGAAGGAGAAACGCTCCGTCGTCCGGCCCATCGTCGCCGAGCTCCAGCGCAAGTTCTCCGTGAGCGCGGCCGAGACCGGCGACCAGGACCTCCATCGCAGGGCCCTCATCGGGGTCGCGCTGGTGTCCGGGGACGCGGGGTTCGTGTCGGACGTGCTCGACCGCTGCGAGCGGCTGGTCGCGGCCCGGCCCGAGGTGGAGCTCCTTTCGGTGCGCCGAAGGCTCCACACTGATGAAGACTGA
- a CDS encoding slipin family protein, protein MIQEVLMAVVGAAAAVGVYAAAAARVVKQYERGVVFRFGRLRGDVRKPGFNMIVPGVDRMHKVNMQIVTMPVPAQEGITRDNVTVRVDAVVYFKVVDAAEALIRVEDYKFAVSQMAQTSLRSIIGKSDLDDLLSNREKLNQGLELMLDSPAIGWGVQIDRVEIKDVSLPETMKRSMARQAEADRERRARLINADAELQASKKLAEAARQMADTPSALQLRLLQTVMAVAAEKNSTLVLPIPVELLRFLERAPLSETSSRPTPPVAAPDAPSVTGPPPVPPEAPEPPAVEPPRSDAYLVGRGDAVDAIEDLAGAPVDPAPREDDSGS, encoded by the coding sequence ATGATCCAGGAAGTCTTGATGGCGGTCGTCGGGGCGGCCGCGGCCGTAGGCGTGTACGCGGCTGCGGCGGCTCGGGTGGTGAAGCAGTACGAGCGCGGGGTGGTGTTCCGCTTCGGGCGGCTGCGCGGGGACGTGCGCAAGCCGGGCTTCAACATGATCGTTCCGGGCGTGGACCGCATGCACAAGGTGAACATGCAGATCGTCACGATGCCGGTGCCGGCCCAGGAGGGCATCACCAGGGACAACGTGACGGTGCGGGTGGACGCGGTCGTCTACTTCAAGGTGGTCGACGCGGCGGAGGCGCTGATCCGCGTGGAGGACTACAAGTTCGCCGTCTCGCAGATGGCGCAGACCTCGCTGCGGTCGATCATCGGCAAGAGCGACCTGGACGACCTGCTGTCGAACCGGGAGAAGCTCAATCAGGGCCTGGAGCTGATGCTCGACTCGCCGGCCATCGGCTGGGGCGTGCAGATCGACCGGGTCGAGATCAAGGACGTGTCGCTGCCGGAGACGATGAAGCGCTCGATGGCCCGGCAGGCGGAGGCGGACCGGGAGCGGCGGGCGCGGCTGATCAACGCGGACGCGGAGCTGCAGGCGTCGAAGAAGCTGGCGGAGGCGGCCCGGCAGATGGCCGACACGCCGTCGGCCCTTCAGCTGCGGCTGCTGCAGACGGTGATGGCGGTCGCCGCCGAGAAGAACTCGACGCTGGTGCTGCCGATCCCGGTCGAGCTGCTGCGCTTCCTGGAGCGCGCGCCGCTCTCCGAGACCTCCTCCCGTCCCACCCCGCCGGTAGCCGCTCCCGACGCCCCTTCTGTGACCGGCCCTCCCCCGGTCCCGCCGGAGGCTCCGGAGCCGCCCGCGGTCGAGCCGCCGCGCTCGGACGCGTACCTGGTGGGCCGGGGCGACGCGGTCGACGCCATCGAGGACCTGGCGGGCGCCCCGGTGGACCCGGCGCCGCGGGAGGACGACAGCGGGTCCTGA
- a CDS encoding YlxR family protein — protein sequence MSGRTHARVCPERTCVGCRERAAKDELLRIVMNKDECVPDHRGTLPGRGAYLHPASVCLDLAVRRRAFPRAFKVPGPLDTAALRTHVEQAAP from the coding sequence GTGTCTGGCCGGACGCATGCCCGCGTGTGCCCTGAGCGAACCTGTGTGGGATGCCGGGAGCGAGCGGCCAAGGACGAGCTGCTGCGGATCGTGATGAATAAGGACGAGTGCGTTCCCGATCATCGCGGTACGCTGCCCGGCCGGGGTGCGTATCTGCACCCCGCCTCGGTCTGTCTCGACCTGGCGGTGCGCCGCCGGGCGTTCCCGCGGGCCTTCAAGGTCCCGGGTCCGCTCGACACCGCGGCGCTTCGCACGCACGTCGAGCAGGCCGCACCGTAG
- a CDS encoding aminoglycoside phosphotransferase family protein, whose amino-acid sequence MAFEPPQRLVRALGETYGDAAAAEWLKALPELAQDTLDRSGLAAERVVAPGGRSSLVVLVPEGVVKLAPAFARPDLERDALAHWNGWGAVRLLGEPAAGALLLERLQPEVSLRSLPEAKALLEAADTVRKLWVEPSAGHGFESVAERTARQAAPMEAYRADPEAGALVAAALEARGELLAGSAEALLLHGQFRQGKVLAGDRAPWLAVGPEPLVGERAYDLARLVRDRVEDLVAASAGASAARRRVNKLADSLELDRDRLRGWTLFRAVESATRALTAGRRTDAELLLEFAGWL is encoded by the coding sequence ATGGCTTTCGAACCGCCGCAGCGACTGGTGCGGGCTCTCGGCGAGACGTACGGGGACGCTGCCGCGGCTGAATGGCTGAAGGCGCTCCCGGAGCTCGCCCAGGACACCCTCGACCGGTCCGGTCTGGCCGCCGAACGGGTGGTGGCCCCGGGCGGGCGCAGCAGCCTCGTCGTGCTCGTGCCCGAGGGCGTCGTGAAACTGGCGCCCGCGTTCGCCCGCCCCGACCTGGAGCGGGACGCGCTGGCGCACTGGAACGGCTGGGGCGCCGTACGGCTGCTCGGGGAGCCGGCGGCCGGGGCGCTGCTCCTGGAGCGGCTGCAGCCGGAGGTGTCGCTGCGCTCGCTGCCGGAGGCGAAGGCGCTCCTGGAGGCCGCCGACACCGTGCGGAAGCTGTGGGTGGAGCCGTCCGCCGGGCACGGCTTCGAGTCGGTGGCCGAGCGCACCGCGCGCCAGGCGGCGCCGATGGAGGCGTACCGGGCGGATCCGGAGGCCGGGGCCCTTGTCGCGGCCGCCCTGGAGGCCCGTGGCGAGCTGCTCGCGGGGTCCGCGGAGGCGCTGCTCCTTCACGGGCAGTTCCGGCAGGGCAAGGTGCTGGCCGGTGACCGGGCGCCGTGGCTCGCGGTCGGTCCCGAGCCGCTGGTCGGCGAGCGGGCGTACGACCTGGCGCGGCTGGTCAGGGACCGGGTGGAGGACCTGGTGGCCGCGTCGGCGGGCGCCTCGGCGGCCCGGCGGCGGGTGAACAAGCTGGCCGACTCCCTGGAGCTGGACCGGGACCGGCTGCGCGGCTGGACGCTGTTCCGTGCCGTGGAGTCCGCGACCCGCGCGCTCACCGCCGGGCGGCGGACGGACGCGGAACTGCTCCTGGAGTTCGCCGGCTGGCTGTGA
- a CDS encoding type III polyketide synthase has translation MVTLCKPAVAVPEYVITMEETLDLARARHADHPQLPLALRLIGNTGVTRRHIVQPIEETLKHPGFEERNALYEAEAKARVPGVVKEALANARLTPADIDMIVYVSCTGFMMPSLTAWLINTMGFPSHTRQVPIAQLGCAGGGAAVNRAHDFCTAYPDANVLIVACEFCSLCYQPTDLAVGTLLSNGLFGDAVASAVVRGRGGAGIRLERNNSYLVPGTEDWIAYSVRATGFHFLLDKRVPGTMEPLAPALRELAGEHGWDAGDLDFYIIHAGGPRILDDLSRYLEVPPEDFRFSRATLTEYGNIASAVVLDAVRRLFDEGGLAEGARGILAGFGPGITAEMCLGRWTNGDSAAEPRLDARRIVGYSPRHAAPARTVA, from the coding sequence GTGGTGACTCTGTGCAAACCCGCGGTGGCCGTACCCGAGTACGTGATCACGATGGAGGAGACCCTCGACCTCGCCCGCGCACGCCATGCCGACCACCCCCAACTGCCCCTCGCCCTGCGGCTGATCGGGAACACCGGGGTGACGCGCCGGCACATCGTGCAGCCGATCGAGGAAACCCTCAAACACCCCGGATTCGAGGAGCGCAACGCGCTGTACGAGGCCGAGGCGAAGGCCCGCGTCCCCGGGGTCGTCAAGGAGGCGCTGGCCAACGCGAGGCTGACCCCCGCCGACATCGACATGATCGTCTACGTGTCGTGCACGGGCTTCATGATGCCCTCGCTCACCGCCTGGCTGATCAACACGATGGGCTTCCCCAGCCACACCCGGCAGGTGCCCATCGCCCAGCTCGGCTGCGCGGGCGGCGGCGCCGCCGTCAACCGCGCGCACGACTTCTGCACGGCCTACCCGGACGCCAACGTCCTCATCGTGGCCTGCGAGTTCTGCTCGCTCTGCTACCAGCCCACCGACCTCGCCGTCGGCACGCTGCTCTCCAACGGCCTGTTCGGCGACGCCGTCGCCTCCGCCGTGGTCCGCGGCCGCGGCGGCGCCGGCATCCGCCTGGAGCGCAACAACTCCTACCTGGTGCCCGGCACCGAGGACTGGATCGCCTACAGCGTGCGCGCCACCGGCTTCCACTTCCTGCTCGACAAGCGCGTCCCCGGCACCATGGAGCCGCTCGCCCCCGCCCTGCGCGAACTCGCGGGCGAGCACGGCTGGGACGCCGGCGACCTCGACTTCTACATCATCCACGCGGGCGGCCCGCGGATCCTCGACGACCTCAGCCGCTACCTCGAAGTCCCCCCGGAGGACTTCCGGTTCAGCCGGGCCACGCTGACCGAGTACGGCAACATCGCCAGCGCCGTCGTCCTCGACGCGGTGCGCCGGCTCTTCGACGAGGGCGGGCTCGCCGAGGGCGCCCGCGGCATCCTCGCCGGCTTCGGTCCCGGCATCACCGCCGAGATGTGCCTCGGGCGCTGGACCAACGGCGACAGCGCGGCCGAGCCGCGCCTCGACGCGCGGCGGATCGTGGGGTACTCGCCGCGGCACGCGGCGCCGGCGCGCACCGTCGCCTGA
- the nusA gene encoding transcription termination factor NusA: MDIDVKLLKGLAQEKEISFEMLVEAIESALLIAYHRTPDARRHARVELNRQTGHVTVWAKEDPSELEEGQEPKDFDDTPSDFGRIAASTARQVIQQRLRDAENDVTFGEYARREGDIVAGQVQQGKDPKNVLVKLDDKLEAILPVQEQVPGEDYTHGLRLRTYVVRVAKGVRGPSVTLSRTHPNLVKKLFALEVPEIADGSVEISAIAREAGHRTKIAVRSTRSGLNAKGACIGPMGSRVRNVMAELLGEKIDIVDWSDDPAELVANALSPARVSKVEIVDLAARSARVTVPDYQLSLAIGKEGQNARLAARLTGWRIDIRPDTEQQGDAAAQ, translated from the coding sequence GTGGACATCGACGTGAAGCTCCTGAAGGGCTTGGCACAGGAGAAGGAAATCTCCTTCGAGATGCTGGTCGAGGCGATCGAGTCGGCCCTCCTCATCGCCTACCACCGCACCCCCGACGCCCGCCGCCACGCGCGCGTGGAGCTGAACCGGCAGACCGGTCACGTGACGGTGTGGGCGAAGGAAGACCCCTCCGAGCTGGAGGAGGGCCAGGAGCCCAAGGACTTCGACGACACCCCGTCGGACTTCGGCCGGATCGCGGCGAGCACCGCCCGCCAGGTCATCCAGCAGCGGCTGCGGGACGCCGAGAACGACGTCACCTTCGGCGAGTACGCGCGCCGCGAGGGCGACATCGTGGCCGGCCAGGTGCAGCAGGGCAAGGACCCGAAGAACGTCCTCGTCAAGCTGGACGACAAGCTGGAGGCCATCCTTCCGGTGCAGGAGCAGGTGCCGGGCGAGGACTACACGCACGGTCTGCGGCTGCGCACGTACGTCGTCCGGGTGGCGAAGGGCGTGCGCGGTCCGTCCGTCACCCTCTCGCGCACCCACCCCAATCTGGTGAAGAAGCTGTTCGCCCTGGAGGTGCCGGAGATCGCCGACGGTTCCGTCGAGATCTCCGCCATCGCCCGCGAGGCCGGCCACCGCACCAAGATCGCCGTTCGTTCCACCCGTTCGGGCCTGAACGCCAAGGGCGCCTGCATCGGCCCGATGGGCAGCCGGGTGCGCAACGTGATGGCCGAGCTGCTCGGCGAGAAGATCGACATCGTCGACTGGTCGGACGACCCGGCCGAGCTGGTGGCCAACGCGCTCTCCCCGGCGCGGGTCTCCAAGGTCGAGATCGTCGACCTGGCCGCCCGGTCCGCCCGGGTGACGGTGCCCGACTACCAGCTGTCGCTCGCGATCGGCAAGGAGGGGCAGAACGCCCGTCTGGCCGCGCGGCTGACCGGCTGGCGGATCGACATCCGTCCGGACACCGAGCAGCAGGGCGACGCTGCCGCCCAGTAG
- a CDS encoding ferritin-like domain-containing protein: protein MSALEAAQAALAAEHAAVYGYGVVGARVGDGRRAEAAEAHQAHRGRRDALRRTVRDLGGEPVAAAAGYALPFEVPDPAAAVRLAAVLEDRVAGVYSDLVRSADGPLRRDAAAALREAAVRAVRWRGSDVTFPGLAERA from the coding sequence ATGAGCGCGCTCGAAGCGGCCCAGGCCGCGCTGGCCGCCGAGCACGCCGCCGTGTACGGCTACGGGGTCGTCGGCGCCCGGGTCGGCGACGGCCGGCGGGCCGAGGCCGCCGAAGCCCACCAGGCCCACCGGGGCCGGCGCGACGCGCTCCGGCGCACGGTGCGCGACCTGGGCGGCGAGCCGGTCGCCGCGGCGGCCGGGTACGCGCTGCCGTTCGAGGTCCCGGACCCGGCCGCCGCGGTCCGGCTTGCCGCCGTCCTGGAGGACCGGGTCGCGGGCGTCTACTCCGACCTGGTGCGCTCCGCCGACGGCCCGCTGCGCCGAGACGCGGCGGCGGCGCTGCGCGAGGCGGCGGTGCGGGCGGTCCGCTGGCGCGGCAGCGACGTAACCTTTCCTGGGCTCGCCGAGCGGGCCTGA
- the truB gene encoding tRNA pseudouridine(55) synthase TruB, whose translation MSTVGKTPDGLVVVDKPSGFTSHDVVAKMRGIAKTRRVGHAGTLDPMATGVLVLGVERATKLLGHLALTEKEYLGTIRLGQTTITDDAEGEITASVDASKVTREQIDAGVAELTGDIMQVPSKVSAIKIDGKRSYARVRGGEEFEIPARPVTVSSFQVYDVREATAEDGTPVVDLVVSVVCSSGTYIRALARDLGAGLGVGGHLTALRRTRVGPYKLDSARTLDQLQEELTVMPVAEAAAAAFPRWDVDEKRARLLLNGVRLEMPEYPKGPVAVFGPDGKLLALVEDQRGKAKSLAVFG comes from the coding sequence ATGAGCACTGTTGGAAAGACGCCCGATGGTCTTGTCGTCGTCGACAAGCCGTCGGGCTTCACTTCGCACGACGTCGTGGCCAAGATGCGCGGGATCGCCAAGACCCGCCGCGTCGGTCACGCCGGCACGCTCGACCCCATGGCCACGGGCGTCCTCGTCCTCGGCGTGGAGCGGGCGACCAAGCTGCTCGGTCACCTCGCGCTGACCGAGAAGGAGTACCTGGGCACCATCCGCCTGGGCCAGACCACCATCACGGACGACGCCGAGGGCGAGATCACGGCGTCGGTCGACGCGTCGAAGGTCACCCGCGAGCAGATCGACGCCGGCGTGGCCGAGCTCACCGGCGACATCATGCAGGTGCCGTCGAAGGTCTCCGCGATCAAGATCGACGGCAAGCGCTCGTACGCGCGCGTGCGCGGCGGCGAGGAGTTCGAGATCCCGGCCCGGCCGGTCACCGTCTCCTCGTTCCAGGTGTACGACGTGCGCGAGGCGACCGCCGAGGACGGGACCCCGGTCGTGGACCTGGTGGTCTCGGTGGTGTGCTCCTCCGGTACGTACATCCGGGCGCTCGCCCGGGACCTGGGCGCCGGACTCGGCGTGGGCGGCCATCTGACCGCGCTGCGCCGCACCCGGGTCGGCCCGTACAAGCTGGACAGCGCCAGGACCCTGGACCAGCTCCAGGAGGAGCTGACGGTCATGCCGGTCGCCGAGGCGGCCGCGGCGGCGTTCCCGCGCTGGGACGTCGACGAGAAGCGGGCCCGGCTGCTGCTCAACGGCGTACGCCTGGAGATGCCGGAGTACCCGAAGGGGCCGGTCGCCGTCTTCGGGCCGGACGGGAAGCTGCTCGCGCTGGTCGAGGACCAGCGGGGCAAGGCGAAGAGCCTGGCCGTCTTCGGCTGA
- a CDS encoding oligopeptide/dipeptide ABC transporter ATP-binding protein codes for MSTTEEPLLSARGLRVAFPGRRGAPAARAVDGVDLDIRPGEIVALVGESGCGKTTLARSLLGLVRPTGGEVRFTGAPLTYTAKALKAYRKRAQLVLQDPSGSLNPRHTVYDAVAEGLRIHGYTGDERTAVAEALSRAGLRPPERFFLRYPHELSGGQRQRVVIAGALVLEPELIVADEPVASLDASVRGEILALLLRLRDELGLSALVVTHDLGLAWNIADRVAVMYLGRIVETGPVEKVLTTPHHPYTQALLSVLPESSDAPVVLTGEPPDPTHIPPGCRFHARCQVLASGAADAVADRCRTRDLPVLDSGGAAAAACHWSGARTEAGDGRGAVFGT; via the coding sequence ATGAGCACCACGGAGGAACCCCTCCTCTCGGCCCGGGGCCTGCGCGTCGCCTTCCCGGGCCGCCGGGGCGCGCCGGCCGCCCGGGCGGTGGACGGGGTGGACCTGGACATCCGTCCGGGCGAGATCGTGGCCCTGGTCGGCGAGTCCGGCTGCGGCAAGACCACGCTGGCCCGCTCACTGCTCGGCCTGGTCCGCCCGACCGGGGGCGAGGTCCGCTTCACGGGCGCCCCGCTCACGTACACGGCCAAGGCGCTCAAGGCGTACCGCAAGCGCGCCCAACTGGTCCTCCAGGACCCGAGCGGCTCGCTGAACCCCCGGCACACGGTGTACGACGCAGTAGCGGAAGGCCTGCGAATCCACGGATACACGGGCGACGAACGAACAGCAGTCGCCGAAGCCCTCTCCCGCGCCGGACTCCGGCCCCCTGAGCGCTTCTTCCTCCGCTATCCCCACGAGCTGTCCGGCGGCCAGCGCCAACGCGTCGTCATCGCGGGCGCACTCGTCCTGGAACCCGAACTGATCGTCGCGGACGAGCCGGTGGCCTCTCTCGACGCCTCCGTACGGGGCGAGATCCTGGCGCTGCTCCTGCGGCTGCGCGACGAACTGGGCCTGTCGGCCCTCGTGGTGACCCACGACCTGGGCCTCGCGTGGAACATCGCGGACCGGGTGGCGGTCATGTACCTGGGCCGCATCGTGGAGACCGGCCCCGTGGAAAAAGTCCTCACCACCCCCCACCACCCCTACACCCAGGCCCTCCTCTCGGTCCTCCCCGAGTCATCAGACGCACCGGTCGTCCTCACGGGGGAACCCCCGGACCCCACCCACATCCCTCCGGGCTGCCGCTTCCACGCCCGCTGCCAGGTCCTCGCATCCGGCGCGGCAGACGCGGTGGCGGACCGCTGCCGTACGAGGGACCTGCCGGTCCTGGACAGCGGCGGGGCAGCGGCGGCGGCCTGCCACTGGTCGGGCGCACGGACGGAAGCGGGGGACGGGCGGGGGGCCGTGTTCGGGACGTAA